gtgggttctagctctttttcgaaccgactaattggaggtgaggatggtggaggtctaagcaccacactgagtccgagacttaggagtgggggcttagagtccaagtttggacggggacctagaccccttgataggagagtggtggattgctcttgcttgtgcctagggtataagcgaggtgtgtgttttggactacccagctaggatacattggttcacgaattgtCGTGTGATacagtacgacttgtctacgatctggcatcgtagtaagaactagaagatgaaagatggtgaaatagacctgattgctcaactcttgcttgaaagtagaacaggtgcttacatagaatggttagctaatgaactaataaGGACTACTAATAGGAAACATACATAAGggttcactactagtaatgttttttgcaaaaaggaaacccaataAACCATAAAGCTTGTCATATCATTTGGAGTCAgcaaattattcccactagttgggtaagtcttgcgagtacattatgtacttagagtttatttactcctattgcaggtgcagcttgaggagtggctgttgtgtagaggattcttctggtgagcaCAGACAGattcttgtatcttatcgttagatgtttattttaattcctcTGTTTAAATTCCTTgctctaaacttggtattgtaataatatatttctgagaactcttgttgtatgaaatagactaagtattgtaaactcgttctcattattggatcttagatgaaaaacatggattgttcaagttctcccttggggtgtgctcgaaggaaccgtccgatgtagcccgctttcggggtgcttagtgtctggtggaagacaagcgtcTCCGGGAgcgtgctatttcgggtggttctgccacactagcCCCGCCTAGAACCCCTCTTCGTCGTGCGCACCCAAGTCACAGCCCTATAGCCGCCTCCACGCTGCTGACATGGCCGTGTCGCTGTGGTTTGCCGTCGAGCTCGCTGCGCGCACGTGGCTAGCCTTGCTCAGGGCGTCTCCAGCCAGGCCACCACCACGGGTAGGATCGTGGTGTGTTACTCATGCTTACCCATCACTTCTATTATTTGTTGCATGCTGTGGCTCACTAGAATGCAGTTGCCACCGTCGTAGGTCACCCACCATCggggagagcccgctctgcttcaccTTCGTTCGTGCAACCATCGCCCATCATCGCGCGTTGGCCCATAGGTGAACACCATTCCCATACCTAGGTCTGCAAGGGTCTCGGTTGGCCAGCATAACAGGGCCGTACCAGTCCACGCCGCGTCGACGAGCGCGGGCGTCGCGGGGACCTCCTCGATGCGAAGATAGCTTCTCTCAGGGTCTTTCGTGCATAAGTGTTGACTGAGTAAATAGGACAAATAGTGGCTGCGAGAATAGTAGGAAGCCTGGGGGCGTTTTCGCTAAAACGCCAGCGCACGCGGGGGCTCCTCGCTGTGGGCCATCTCCGCCCGTGGGCCGCACCCCGTGTGGGCCAGTTTGGTTCATCTTTTTAGTAAAGAATTAGAAATGGTTTTGTATTTTTGTTTAAGAACCAGTTTTGTGTAATTAATCTAAAAtcatataggtgtccaaaaattatgaaacaaattttgttaggttcctaaaattgtgatctatatactagtatattttgttcatatagtttgtaatatttctaggagttatctaattaatttaagatgcttaatattgtaagatataaatttgtaggaaattttgtgatgaattggtgatagtgttggctctgaaacttttacagtaaatccctaacattattaggtgctcactataatttttgtagctccgtaATAATTAGTTTGtaaaggtagctaaatgagccctagttcgaaaatatatatttaaccaATAAAATACCAAAGCACCTtcggattttaaaactagaacatttttttaGAGataaagccttacttgacgatgtggatacgtagaccagcacGTTAaatctagctcgttagcttgcagaGGGTAATCATATATTTAAGAGTTGcagttaccgttgattaattgcgcCTCTGTAttgtatccacgtatatcataataggaacaacgatggatcatggagtcgtctgaagtagcggaaaagatgatACCTTGATGGTCGtgtcactatgatggaatgcgaacttttggttatatcttacccaggcaagccccggtataTAACAcatattattctacactttatcttatgcttgtgcattaagttttaaggagttaaataaaaaccacttgcatatatatatccttatcctatgagtcctactagtatgtcaggatcatatagattgatatgctataggatccggtagaagtcgagtgattacatgtcactcgcgagagatatgaaagatattattgttattgtcacatggaatatatatgaatgataattggagaccgggtggaatggtactttggatctagacttggttaggcattcgagcgaggctcggattgcacttgttccacctgtgtcgattgaggaccgatcgttgctatggatggtagttaggtcatagacttattatcctgagcacatacttgcttatgggagcggaaaggctcattacactcttgtcgtgggtttcggctcttttcggaccaactgattagaggcggagaaaggtggaggtctaagcaccatactgagaccgggtctcaagtgtggagggcttagagtccaagtttggacggggacctggacctcgTGACAAGagtagaatgggttggtcttatttgtgcctgggtacaaacggggcatgtgtttcggggtactcaGCTGGGATACAATGGTTCGTGAATCGCCATTTCTGTTagacggtaccgacttggctatggtctagcaccgtagtaagaactgaaatatgaaagatgataaaatagttctgattgcttaccacctgcttgaaagtagcataggtgcttacatagaatggttagttaatgaactaatgatgactgctaatgaaattgaatataaggacgcacgtttagtaatgctttcatagatgcaataacccacaagccagatagcctttcatatccttggagtcttttattttcctcctgtcggttaagtcttgctgagtacaatcgagtactcagggttttgttcccctattgcaggtgatcggaggatgcttagagctgactcttgtgtgtggaaacctcctagtgggctcagagaggatttttttcacgctacgaccgtagtgtttatttataacccttacgaaaggtttttataagaaaaagatgtaaaatctactagcatctcttgtataaaatgtccactatgttaatactccaccatgtcattaaagtaatcatgcttcctctgtaactctgataacattgttaaattccgctgttataataaattgaggtaatattctggtattgtaataaagtggtgtaagaaatgacttaagaatgttgtaagctttattctcttatttatgatcctgacggaaaaatatagatttttgagttcttccttagggtgtgctcgacggaactgcgtagtttagtgtctTCTCTTGagaacttagtgtctaatgaaagacaagtactcctgggaggcattagattaggcggttctgccacactggtGGTGCTCGTGCGTTGCCGCTTGGCATCGGCTCCCACTCCGAGGCCGGAATCAACTGGCCCTGGCCTCTCTCCCCCTatattgcaaatgtatgtttcaagtgttttagatattATCAAAGGTACGTTGCAAGTgatttatatggatgttgcaaaagtagatcgggacgttgcatatgttgaaagtgtttcagaggcatgttacaAGCATTTGttaaaaatgtttcatctgtttcagacgtatgtcgcAAGCGTTTTATATCTGGATGTTAcacatgtttcacacatatgttgcaaaagtaCGTTCGAAATGTTTCAGTGTTTCAGTCTTATGTCgtaataagtgttttcatgttgcaagttggaagtgttttatctggatgttgcatatatttcacacacatgttgcaagtgtatgttctaaatgtttcatctactttagacgtatgttgcattcaagtgtttcatgttgtaagtgtttcgtgtttcagaggtatgcccAGAGAGTCATGGGGCCATGGCTCAGACGTCAGGGGAAGGGACGTGGCGAGCCGAGGGCCAGAGGATGGGGCGCGTGACACCCCTGGGTCCTGCGGACGGGGCATGCTCGTCCTCATCTCGGCTCTTGGATCCCGCCGCCATGGAGAGAGGGGCATGCTCATCCTCATCCCGGCTCCCGCCGCCGTGGAGAGAAAGGAGGTCGAGGGGGAAGGCGCGGTGGACGCATGGCGGGGCATGACGGACAAGGGCGGGGTACGCAGGCAGGGCAGCGGAGCTAGGGTCACGCGATGGCGTGGTCTGATGGGCCGTGCGGTGGGAGTGTCCAGGTTACATCTGACAGAATCCTATCGAACGTCGGATGCCCGTAATACCCTTAATGCAATGAGAGACGGCCGCCGTAGCTGCCAACTTCTGACTAATGTTCAGCACAAGCAAACCTCACAGCAACACAGGCGCAGACCCTGCTCATCCGACAAGCTGAACGCATAGCAGCAGAACAGTAGTTTGGACAGAGGCATCGAGTCATCACGGATCAGACATTACAGCCGCAGATTTCGACAGAAGCAGCAAACACAATGAGATACCATTGATCCATCAAACAAAAAGGTATTGAGGCCAAGTAATTTATAAGGCAAACAATAGTACACAACTAATACTCAGAAATCTCTGAAATGTTTCAGCCACATGAGATACTCATCACAGGTAACATAACATTAGCAAACTCTTGACAAAGATGACAACTGCTCTAAAGATGACGAGCTCCTCCTACAGAGAGGGCAGACACAGGATCTTCCCCATCTTTAGGTATTGGTTGCCCTGGTGTAGATCTGCTGGCTTGAGTGGACAGAGACCATCCTGATGAGTCCTCGCGCCATCAGGTCCTTGATGGCCCTCCGAGCAAGGGAGCCATTGATCTGCAAGTCGATGGGGGCAATATTCAGTTATGTAGTGTCAGTGAAGATATTACAAAACAATGGCATCTAAAGGTGTACATAGAACTTGATTCTCTTCAAACTGCACAGGATATGCTATAATGATCATGCTAAATGATAGCAGGAGCACACTAAAATGTGTATCCCTGGTAGGTATTAAACGAAATAGTTTGATGTTGCAAGGACACATAAGGATTTCACTTATTCAAGATAAAGATCTTTGCAACAGCAACTGCCAATTCAAATTACCAATCCAAAACAAATGACCCAGTGTCTAGCATTCATACTACTAGAGTACACGTGCATAAATGAACTGGGGACAAAAGAGCAATAAAATATTGACTAACAAAGACAACAATAAAACAGTGGCTCGCAAAAAAAAAGCATGTAACTCATCTAGTAGTTCCAAATCGACTCTACATGTACTACTGAATAAGCAGTCTAACGAATTGGCAAGTTTATGAAGCACCTTTCATCTAAGTACTATGTGCTCAGAAATTGGCAATCAAATATAGCACTAAACATATAGAGGACACCAACGATTACTAGTTAAAAAAAGCACACGGGTGATAGCTGACATTGTTAACAGTGTGACCAGTTTACAATTTAATCTTCATTGGCAGCAAAGGGAGCATGAAACTGACCAATCCAGGCTACTAATCTAACATGTAGTTCGCCAAGTATGGTAGCATTTCAGATAATCTACACTCAGCAATTTAATTTAATCATCGGTGCGGCTATGCACAGGGTTTCGACACAAGCAACACAGATCTGGAACGAGTTATTACCCTCAGGCGCTCGGACAGGACGGAGGGAGTGATCTGCTTGTACTTGGGCACCTCAGAGATCAGCTTGTCGTAGGTGGCCTGGTCGAACAGCACCGCGTTGTTCACCTTCTCCTTTTGCTTTCCCTTGCTCCACTTCTGCAAAACCAACATGAACTTCTAACCGTGAGAACCAGAAAAACCGTGCTTCCACCAAATCGAAGGGACGGGGATTCGGAGAGAAGGGTCACCTTCTTCTTCTGCTTGCCACCGCCGGACTTGGCCGGCTtcgacgacggcggcggggccTTGTCCTTCTTCGGAGCCTGCACGGAGATACACGAGGAGGTTAGCTGGACGTCAAGCAGTTGCGTCCAATGGACGGTGGGAGAGCGAGTGAGCGCACCATCTTGGCTGGGGCGGCGGGGCG
This DNA window, taken from Miscanthus floridulus cultivar M001 chromosome 13, ASM1932011v1, whole genome shotgun sequence, encodes the following:
- the LOC136501047 gene encoding small ribosomal subunit protein eS25y-like produces the protein MAPKKDKAPPPSSKPAKSGGGKQKKKKWSKGKQKEKVNNAVLFDQATYDKLISEVPKYKQITPSVLSERLRINGSLARRAIKDLMARGLIRMVSVHSSQQIYTRATNT